Proteins encoded in a region of the Novibacillus thermophilus genome:
- a CDS encoding ABC transporter permease yields the protein MGPYFKKDLLQLSDDRVALALMLLMPLVLIAILGFSLQHSFHSVPDDIRIAVVDRDSQEAALTKLEERLSEEMPKEKVEELLAVAPDISAPDLLIEHVLQDDSLQDSIEIEFVSDVEAARDNDAYAAVIEIPRGYRLYMWEHMFLGTSDHSVALSLFTNSEEAVRSTIVESLVDHFFYEMRVQTVLNRADAANLRQALTPESHIVPRGGEPVTSFQYYTAGMSVMFVLFTAGIVANYAFTEKKTHVFARMLLANTPRWKYLTSRGLTTVWIVFLQLLLLFVVTSLVFNIEWGNLAAVLLLSIALSVAVGGIGTLLTSVNFMLNSSTVSNVFQIFFTSIMAFVGGSMVPVRELSPLLGEIGHFTPNGKALSGYVQIFRGDSLAEITDSLAFLCCFGFACFLIAAILFPRKGALS from the coding sequence TTGGGACCGTACTTCAAAAAAGACTTGCTGCAGTTAAGCGATGACCGGGTTGCCCTGGCGTTGATGTTGCTGATGCCCCTTGTGCTCATCGCCATACTCGGATTTTCTCTCCAACACAGTTTTCATAGCGTGCCGGACGATATACGGATTGCCGTCGTGGATCGCGATTCACAAGAAGCGGCTCTTACAAAACTGGAAGAGCGCCTCAGCGAAGAGATGCCGAAGGAGAAAGTTGAAGAACTGTTGGCCGTCGCACCGGACATTTCCGCTCCAGACCTCCTCATTGAGCACGTGTTGCAAGACGATTCATTGCAAGATTCGATTGAAATCGAGTTTGTCTCTGACGTGGAAGCTGCCCGGGACAACGACGCGTACGCGGCCGTGATCGAGATTCCGAGAGGATACCGCCTGTACATGTGGGAACACATGTTTCTCGGCACTTCCGATCATTCTGTGGCCCTGTCACTGTTTACCAACAGTGAAGAGGCTGTACGGTCCACGATCGTAGAGTCGCTCGTGGATCACTTTTTCTATGAAATGCGGGTACAGACCGTTCTGAACCGAGCCGATGCCGCGAACTTGCGTCAAGCTTTAACTCCGGAGAGTCACATTGTGCCACGTGGAGGCGAACCGGTGACGTCGTTCCAATACTATACGGCTGGCATGAGTGTCATGTTCGTCCTCTTCACAGCCGGCATCGTGGCGAACTACGCTTTCACAGAGAAGAAGACTCACGTCTTTGCTCGCATGTTGCTGGCCAATACGCCGCGGTGGAAATATTTGACGAGCAGAGGGCTCACGACCGTTTGGATTGTTTTTCTGCAATTGTTGCTGCTCTTCGTCGTGACATCGCTCGTCTTCAACATCGAATGGGGCAACCTGGCCGCGGTACTCCTCCTTTCCATCGCGCTGAGCGTCGCCGTTGGCGGAATAGGGACCCTGTTGACGTCCGTCAATTTCATGTTAAATTCAAGTACCGTATCCAATGTGTTTCAAATTTTTTTCACGTCGATCATGGCCTTTGTGGGCGGAAGCATGGTCCCGGTGCGAGAACTGTCGCCTCTCCTGGGAGAGATCGGTCATTTTACACCCAACGGCAAGGCTCTATCGGGTTATGTACAAATTTTTCGGGGAGACAGTTTAGCCGAAATCACCGACTCCCTCGCATTTTTGTGTTGTTTCGGATTCGCCTGCTTTTTGATTGCGGCAATTTTGTTTCCGCGGAAGGGGGCGTTGTCGTGA
- a CDS encoding 5' nucleotidase, NT5C type — translation MLNIGVDIDGTIKYTQRAAVQIFNKELKRNVNAEDVRTFHLDEPYGLDKREGRRLWRKLEPQIYSIGLPRENAASVLSRLSDEGHVVYFVTARPGMSHIRDVTESWLKKHDFPFYGDNLYMNAQDKAKVAKKLGIDVFFEDAPDHLDRLLAADILTVVVDAVYNRDYDPNVPRIRDWEEVPQLVTALEKRQK, via the coding sequence ATGCTGAACATCGGCGTCGACATCGACGGAACGATTAAATACACGCAACGCGCAGCGGTCCAAATATTTAACAAAGAATTGAAGCGCAATGTGAACGCAGAAGACGTTCGCACGTTTCATTTGGATGAACCGTACGGATTGGACAAAAGAGAAGGGAGGCGTCTGTGGCGAAAGCTCGAACCTCAAATATACTCCATCGGCTTACCGCGTGAAAACGCGGCTTCCGTATTGTCCCGTCTTTCGGATGAAGGACATGTTGTTTATTTTGTGACAGCGCGTCCCGGGATGTCGCACATTCGCGACGTGACGGAGTCGTGGCTTAAGAAACACGACTTTCCTTTTTACGGCGACAATCTGTACATGAACGCACAGGACAAAGCAAAAGTCGCAAAAAAGTTGGGAATCGACGTGTTTTTTGAAGATGCTCCTGATCACCTTGACCGCTTGTTGGCTGCCGACATTCTGACAGTTGTGGTGGATGCTGTCTACAATCGGGATTACGATCCCAACGTTCCCCGCATCCGGGATTGGGAGGAAGTGCCGCAGTTGGTCACGGCTCTGGAAAAGCGGCAAAAATAG
- a CDS encoding ABC transporter permease produces MKALVWQYGKELMRHPWEVLMMLGLTVLFAFVISGGSDSAQSQNDVRVYSTSLSDEALHGIVDRLNSEKPTVQFSIVTEEEAMELMNREVVEGVVNLGESSYEIVVQREGTMLVPLVQPLLDQFYTTERLTDVVGDPVREKMSQLAEAFTVEKETMQRGSQFDPSLHFLFGFTLYFSIFTTAFSVSSILQMKEEGIWNRLILSPTTKTSMYIGNIITSFLLGYAQIAVVLLLFKFVFRYSFYGGFWKLFIVVIPFLFAVMAIGVFLSGIVKNSRQLGAVIPLFATSAAMLGGAFWPLDVVESEWMLKLSYASPMMYGIDMMKGATVYNWPWKDFLWPAAVLFFMGAAVIGVGLNLMEKKAS; encoded by the coding sequence GTGAAGGCGCTTGTATGGCAGTATGGAAAAGAGCTGATGCGGCATCCGTGGGAAGTGTTGATGATGCTCGGTTTAACTGTTTTGTTTGCTTTTGTCATAAGTGGCGGATCGGATTCCGCACAGTCGCAAAACGATGTACGGGTCTATTCCACGAGTTTATCTGATGAGGCGTTACACGGTATTGTGGACCGATTGAACAGTGAGAAACCGACAGTACAGTTCAGCATCGTCACGGAAGAAGAAGCGATGGAGCTGATGAACCGCGAAGTGGTTGAAGGTGTCGTCAACTTGGGGGAGTCTTCTTACGAGATTGTCGTACAGCGGGAGGGGACGATGCTCGTCCCCCTTGTGCAGCCACTGTTGGATCAATTTTATACGACGGAGCGGCTGACGGACGTGGTCGGAGATCCCGTTCGTGAAAAGATGAGTCAACTTGCGGAAGCCTTTACAGTTGAAAAAGAAACGATGCAGCGCGGCAGCCAGTTCGACCCATCTCTTCACTTCCTGTTTGGGTTTACCCTGTATTTCTCCATCTTTACCACCGCCTTTTCCGTGAGCAGCATCCTGCAAATGAAAGAAGAGGGGATTTGGAACCGCCTGATTCTCTCGCCGACGACAAAAACGAGTATGTACATCGGGAACATCATCACCTCGTTTCTCCTCGGATACGCGCAGATTGCCGTTGTGTTGCTGCTTTTCAAGTTTGTCTTTAGGTATTCGTTCTACGGCGGATTCTGGAAACTGTTCATCGTCGTCATACCGTTTTTGTTCGCGGTGATGGCGATCGGTGTTTTTTTGAGCGGCATTGTGAAGAATTCTCGTCAGCTGGGAGCAGTCATTCCGCTGTTTGCCACAAGTGCGGCGATGTTGGGTGGAGCTTTTTGGCCCCTGGATGTCGTCGAATCGGAATGGATGCTAAAGTTGTCTTACGCAAGCCCTATGATGTACGGGATAGACATGATGAAGGGGGCGACGGTGTACAACTGGCCGTGGAAAGATTTTTTGTGGCCGGCGGCAGTACTTTTCTTCATGGGCGCTGCGGTCATCGGAGTCGGACTCAACCTGATGGAGAAAAAAGCGTCTTGA